TCAAGCGTTTTAGCACCACTTGCCCGATGGTGGGGACAGTATCGGCAATTTCGGCACTCTTGGGGGCAACTTCCACCATAATCACGGCTTCTTCCACCTTATAAAGCCATAAAACCTGTTCTCCCTCTAAAATACCGATATTTAATCGCTCTATCTGCGGTGGTCGTCGCCAACTACTCGCATGGTCCCACAAACCGCCAAATTCCCACACCCGTCCTATTGTCCAACCTGCCGTTAAGAAAAAATATTTCACTTTGTTACTCAATCTAGAATCAATCTCTAGCTTTCTGGCTTAATTAGTTTTCAGCCGTCAAATTTTATCAAAAAACTGCTAACGTCCCGTTAATTTCACCACCCCAATGCCCCCAAAGTATAGACCCAAGACCGCCCCTGCTAACAGGGATTGGGTGAGAGGATCTGTAGAAGGGGTTAAAATCGCGCCTAAAATCACCGCCCCCAAAACCACGAAACGCCAACCCGATAACATCGTTTGCGAGGAAATAATGCCTAAAAAGCTTAAAATCAATTGAATAACGGGAATTTGAAAGGCGATGCCAGTACTAAAAAGTAAAAGTAAGACAAATTCAAAATAGCGCTCGATCGACCAAGCTTGTTCGACCACTTCCGCCCCATAACTGACAAAAAAGTTTAAAGCGGCGGGAATCAGGGCAATATAGGCAAAAAATAAACCAGCAAAAAATAAAACACTTGATCCTAACACTACCGGGACAATTAAACGCCGTTCGCGACGGGTTAACCCCGGCAGCACAAAGAGGATAATTTGTAAGAGAATGACCGGACTAGCCACCAGTATGCCGCTATATCCAGCTACTTTTAGGGAGACGAAAAAAAATTCTCCCGGGGCCAACTGCAAAAATTTTACCCCTTGGGCGGGGACTTCCAGCACTTGTACTAGGGGTTTAACGAAGATAAAACATCCCACCGCACCCACAGCCACGGCAATTAAACTATAAAAAATCCGGCGCCGCAACTCCTCCAAGTGGTCAAATAAGGACATTTCCACTTCTCCGGGTAACTCATCGAGGAATTCAGGACTGTCTGGGGGTGGGGTTTTTACTTCTGTCGATGACATGGCTTTGGCTCGATCGTTCTCTACTCAAGCCTTTATCCTAGCATTGATAACCCTTAGCTATTAGCCGTCAGCTATCAGAATCATTCCAACATCGTCGGGTTTGCTCGGTGACAGGTTGCCAATCCAGAACTCAACCCACCAGAGCGGCATCGCACTTTAACCCACAGTTTCAATAAATGTGCATGGTGCGTTCCCCAAAAATCGATCGGTGGAGCAGTAGGACTTGCATTAGGGAACGCACCCTACAGCGATAGCGATCGCACTTTCGGCATATCACGCCTAAATGGGGTGATATGCCGAAAGTTTCCATATATCACCCCCAAAAGCTTGTTAGCCAGATTAGCATATTGCCAAAAACCTTGTTGGCTCTCTTATTTTTTGTGTGATAAGTTTAACTTATATAGTAGTGATCGATCTCTGTGTCCTTTGTGCCTCTGTGGTTCGTTCCATCGGTTTTCAGTTCACCGATTACTGATGACTGTTTACCGATCACTGAACAAACCCCACACCCCACCTCTCCGAACAGTTGTCAAGACTCCCAGCGAAAAATCCTCGTTTGTTTACACAGCTTAATTAAGAGTTGTAACTTTTAATGAACAGGAAGGGAGTGTAGGGCTGAGAGCTTGCTATAGTGAATCCTAGCCGTTTTTTCACGGCTCGTCATTATCATCTCAGAGCCTTTACTCGTCTCAATCATCATCCCAGAGTAAAACCAATAATCCCTATGGTCAGCACGATCCAAAAACCAGAATTCGAGGAAATCCGTCCGGGTATAAAAGTTCCCGCTAAAGAAACGATCCTCACTCCCCGCTTCTACACCACTGATTTTGAAGCGATGGCGGAAATGTCGATCGCCGCTAACGAGGAAGAACTGAAAGCGATTTTAGAGGAATTCCGTACCGATTATAACCGGCATCACTTCGTTCGCAATCAAGAATTCGATCGCTCTTGGGAGCATATTGATGGCGAAACTCGTCGCTTATTCGTGGAATTTCTGGAAAGATCCTGCACGGCCGAATTTTCCGGCTTTCTTCTCTACAAAGAACTCGGCAGACGTTTAAAAAACAGAAATCCCGTCCTCGCAGAATGCTTTAACCTCATGTCCCGGGACGAAGCGCGTCACGCTGGATTTCTTAATAAGGCTTTATCGGATTTTAACCTCTCCCTTGACTTGGGATTTTTAACCAAAAGCCGTAACTACACCTTCTTTAAACCGAAATTTATCTTCTACGCCACCTATCTTTCCGAAAAAATCGGTTATTGGCGCTATATCACCATTTATCGTCATCTCGAACAACATCCCGAAGATCGGGTTTATCCGATTTTTAACTTCTTCGAGAATTGGTGTCAAGACGAAAACCGTCACGGGGACTTCTTTGATGCGATCATGCGTGCGCAGCCTGATATTCTTAATGATTGGCGCGCTCGTCTCTGGTGTCGTTTCTTCCTGCTTTCGGTCTTCGCTACGATGTATCTCAATGATACTCAGCGTTCCGGTTTCTACGCCATTCTCGGTTTGGACGCTCGCGAGTACGATAAGTATGTAATCGAGAAGACCAATGAAACCGCCGGCCGCGTCTTCCCGATTGTTCTTGATGTGGATAGTCCTGAATTTTATGATCGCCTAGAAATTTGTGTTCGCAATAACGAGGGATTACGGGCGATCGATAGCGAAAACAGTGCCGCACCAGTTAAATTCCTGAAGAAATTGCCTATCTTCGCCTCTAATGCTTGGCAATTCCTCAAATTGTACCTGATGAAACCGATTCGGGTCGATAAATTAGCCGGTAGCGTCCGTTAAAAAGTTTGTTTTCTTGAGACATGGTGAGGGTGGGTGAAACCACCCTTTTTTTGTCGATAAAATTCTTAAGAAAATCCTCTGACATTTCTATCCTCGCTAGACTGGATCCTAGGGGTGTTAACTAGCTTTTTACTTTTTACTTTTCACTGTCAAAAATATGGCTATTTATAGTGAATTACCCACAGGACAACGTCTCTATCTCGATAATCAAGGGCTGCAGACGATTGTAACCCTCGCTAGTGGTGCTGTGGGACAACAACAGCAGTCTAGCAGTAGTTTTGCTACGGGAGTTTGGACAAAAGAACCCCAAATAGAGATAATTCCCCAAGGGGCAATTATTGAAATCATCAGTGAAACCGGACCCCACAGAATCCAAATTCAGGGAAGCAGTATCGGTTTTTCCTCCCCTCATACCTCTGGAGTTTCTCAGTCCTCTCAATCGACAACCGCTACCAGTTTCTCCTCCTCACCGATGCAACCGATGCAACCGATGCAACCGATGAAAATGGGTAATATGTCGATGAATTTTGCCCCCATGGAAATGGAGATGGGAGATATGAAAATGAGTATGGGAGACACAAAAACCGTCAGTCAAGTGCGATTTTGTAGTCAATGCGGGGCAAAAGTAGCGGCAACCGATCGCTTTTGTAGTAGCTGTGGTCATCAGTTACAGCAATAAAACCTGTTTAGCTAAATCTATAACTCCTTTTGTGGCAAAATTCTGTTTATATTGGCTGAATTGACCCGCTTCTAACCAGATTAACCCATAGTGATCGCAGTTTTCCCACCAAATCGGTTGTTTGTCTATGTCCAACATTCTTAACAGTGGGGACAAGGGAGGGAAACACTCCCTCCCTTCCCTGATGGGTTACACAAAAGCTAGAACCTCTGGAAGTGTGTTACAAGGGATAGTCTGGCAACGAGGTAAAAAGCACTTTCGGAGCTTCTCGATTTTCTGTGATCATCAGTGCTTATCATTCGATGGAAACTTTTTTTTGAGAATCGGTAGAAATCCTAAAACCAATACTGTACCCAAGATACTTAAGGAGGGTTCAGGGACACGCGTCAAGACAAATCCATTCATCGTAAAGATGCGATTTATATTGCTAGTATTGGTAGTTTGTCCAGTGACACCAAACTGATTACCCCCCGTCCAAAAACGCGCAATAACATCATTGATTCCGTCAGCCTGAAATTTCAACACGGCACTTCGACCCTGATTCAATCCGTAAGCTAAATTGTCGTGAACATTGCTGAAGGATGTTGCCCCGTTTGTACTAAGTTGCACATCCACAACACCATCTTGGTTGTTTGTATCAGTCAAAGGTATCGTGAGCAAATAGGAACCAGCCACTAAGCCAGCAAATTTTAAATCCTGTCCGAGATTTATACCATCACGCCCAGCAAAGTCGCGCAATAACAAATTTGTACCACCTCGATCAATCATGCGAAAAGCCGATGGACCGGAAACAGAAGCCAGCGTCACACCAATGCCGGTACCGCTATCCATTGAGCCAGTGTAACCAGTGGAGCCAGATAAATATGTGCGAGTCCCCGGTGCCGAGTTGTTGTTAAAAATAAATCCTGCATATCCAGAAGCGACGCTGCTATCGTTGGGACTGAAGTCAACTGATAGCTGCGATGCTGCTTGTCCGGGGACAGCAGCCGCCATCATCAGGCCTGCACCCGCCGCTAGGGCGATGGGAGCCAGCTTCAACTTGTCAAAGGTGCTATTTTTCAGTTTTGCATCCATAATTGTTTGATCGAGATTGATAAATTCGTTTGCGATCGCTGTTTCCGTCGGTTGGGTGAAGACACAGCAATACCCAACACCAAAAAGCACCGATGATCATACACACTTACCCCCCCCCACATTGTAGCTAAAAATACAATTTAATAAAATCTTTATATTTTTCTTCTGCCAAGGTTCTACCTGTAAGAAGAAAAGGGAAGGAGTGTCTCCCTCCCCTGAGCGGTTAGACAAGAGCTAGAACCTCTGGAAAGCCTTACAAGGGAGATCCTTGCAACGAGGTAAGACTATACAGAAACGAGAAGAGCCAAGTTATCTTTGAAACTGCTATAATTAATAAAATCTCAAGAATAGTAAAATTATATGAATGCACTAAAATACCAAACAATCATCAAAAATGGTCAACTTAGTTTACCTCCCCTCGACTTACCAGAAGGAACAGTTGTCGAAGCGATTTTATTGATTAAAGAAGCTGCTGAAATGGATGAAACCGACTATCTGCTTTCCACAGAAGCTAACCGTCAACATCTCCAAGAGGCAATAGAATCTCTGAAAAATCCTGATAGTTATATTTATGTAGATGCTGCTAACTGATCAGGAAAGTCGCCTTTCTAACCCGAAGTTTTGATGAGTTTCATCAATGGGCGATCGCAGATAAAAAAGTTTACGCTAAAATTGTCAGCCTGATTAAAGATGTTCAAAGAAAGCCTTTTTCTGGATTAGGAAAACCAGAAGCATTCAAACATGAACTATCAGGATTGTGGTCACGACGCATTACAAAAGAACATCGCCTAGTTTATAGCCTGTCTGATGAAGAAATTGTGATCATTTCCTGTAAATTTCACTACTAATAATCCCCAGAAATTCCAGAACTAGCTGAGAGCAAGGCTCTTCTGGTTTTTGTGTGGAAGGAAGAAGAATAGGGATAATTTGGGTGCATCTCAATTTTGGACAAATATCTAGAGGACATTTTGGGCGCACGCGGTGCGCCCCTACCATTGGCGCAATAATATTAATAATATTATTGTAGGGGCGAATTGCATTCGCCCTCTTTGAATAACTTCTGCTGCTCACCTATAGGTGAGGGAAAGTCACAAATTTAACACTCTTGAACACTTTAAACAGGATTTAGTATTACACAAGAGCTAGAACCTCTGGAAGTGCGTTGCAAGGGAGATCCTTGCAACGGGGTAGAAACGAGAAGAACCCCTTACTGATTAATTTTCCACAAAAGTAAATTTACCATTTTTACCATCGGCATCCATTTTAATTTGTGCCACGGAGAATTTATCCTGAATGATTTCCCCTTCGGGAGTAAAAGCAATATTTCCCAGGACAGTGACATACTTACCCGCTAAAATTTCCTGATTTAATTGTTGGCGAATTTGTTCGAGGGAAAGTGTACTGAGTTTATTTTTATCATCTACCCGTTTTAAGGCCTCGACAAAAACTTGAATTCCCGTAAAAGCTTGAGCGGTAAATTGGGGAGGTGCTTTTTTATTTTCTGCTGTATAAGCGGCGACAAAATCCCGATTAATGGGAATATCTAATTCCGGGTTATAAGCTTGAGCGATGAGAATGCCATCACATTGAGCTTGACAAACTGGGAAAATATTAGAAGTATTTAAACCATTGCCCCCAATAATTAACCCCTGATAGCCTAATTGCCGCAACTGTTTGACCAAATTGCCCCCGTCAGCAACCAAACCAGAAATAACCACTAAATCTGGTTTAATATTGATAGCGGCGGTGGCTTGGTTTTGAAAATCTGTATCGGTGGTTTGGAATTTCTGCACGGTGACAATATCGAGATTTAAACTCTTGAGGGTTTCTTGAAAAGTTTCCGTTTCCGATTTACTAAAAGCATCATTTTGGGCAAAAAATACCGCCACTTTTTTAATCTTGGGATCGATTTTTAAAGCGGTTTTAATCGCATTGGGAGCGACCACAGCCACAGGAGCGGACACCCTACCCACATATTCACCGATCTGGGGGATACCTTTAGCGGTA
This portion of the Microcystis aeruginosa NIES-2549 genome encodes:
- the tatC gene encoding twin-arginine translocase subunit TatC, giving the protein MSSTEVKTPPPDSPEFLDELPGEVEMSLFDHLEELRRRIFYSLIAVAVGAVGCFIFVKPLVQVLEVPAQGVKFLQLAPGEFFFVSLKVAGYSGILVASPVILLQIILFVLPGLTRRERRLIVPVVLGSSVLFFAGLFFAYIALIPAALNFFVSYGAEVVEQAWSIERYFEFVLLLLFSTGIAFQIPVIQLILSFLGIISSQTMLSGWRFVVLGAVILGAILTPSTDPLTQSLLAGAVLGLYFGGIGVVKLTGR
- the acsF gene encoding magnesium-protoporphyrin IX monomethyl ester (oxidative) cyclase — translated: MVSTIQKPEFEEIRPGIKVPAKETILTPRFYTTDFEAMAEMSIAANEEELKAILEEFRTDYNRHHFVRNQEFDRSWEHIDGETRRLFVEFLERSCTAEFSGFLLYKELGRRLKNRNPVLAECFNLMSRDEARHAGFLNKALSDFNLSLDLGFLTKSRNYTFFKPKFIFYATYLSEKIGYWRYITIYRHLEQHPEDRVYPIFNFFENWCQDENRHGDFFDAIMRAQPDILNDWRARLWCRFFLLSVFATMYLNDTQRSGFYAILGLDAREYDKYVIEKTNETAGRVFPIVLDVDSPEFYDRLEICVRNNEGLRAIDSENSAAPVKFLKKLPIFASNAWQFLKLYLMKPIRVDKLAGSVR
- a CDS encoding zinc ribbon domain-containing protein gives rise to the protein MAIYSELPTGQRLYLDNQGLQTIVTLASGAVGQQQQSSSSFATGVWTKEPQIEIIPQGAIIEIISETGPHRIQIQGSSIGFSSPHTSGVSQSSQSTTATSFSSSPMQPMQPMQPMKMGNMSMNFAPMEMEMGDMKMSMGDTKTVSQVRFCSQCGAKVAATDRFCSSCGHQLQQ
- a CDS encoding Txe/YoeB family addiction module toxin yields the protein MRKVAFLTRSFDEFHQWAIADKKVYAKIVSLIKDVQRKPFSGLGKPEAFKHELSGLWSRRITKEHRLVYSLSDEEIVIISCKFHY
- a CDS encoding ABC transporter substrate-binding protein, which translates into the protein MLRKRLLIPLILSLVTFGLVVACNSGTPTGQNPSPAEKAATGAIPIGAALAQTSNVALLGQEQVIGVKIAETYFNKKGGVNGTPIKVIIQDVAGDEQGAINAINTLITQDKVVAILGPSLSQQAFAASPIADRAKVPILGPSNTAKGIPQIGEYVGRVSAPVAVVAPNAIKTALKIDPKIKKVAVFFAQNDAFSKSETETFQETLKSLNLDIVTVQKFQTTDTDFQNQATAAINIKPDLVVISGLVADGGNLVKQLRQLGYQGLIIGGNGLNTSNIFPVCQAQCDGILIAQAYNPELDIPINRDFVAAYTAENKKAPPQFTAQAFTGIQVFVEALKRVDDKNKLSTLSLEQIRQQLNQEILAGKYVTVLGNIAFTPEGEIIQDKFSVAQIKMDADGKNGKFTFVEN